The region CAAGAGATCGACCTGATTATCTGTGGCACAATGACCAGCGAAATGTCCATGCCTTCATGCGCTTGTCTTGCCCAGAAGGAGCTCGGTGCTGTTAAGGCATTTGCCTACGATATTAACGCTGCTTGCTGTGGTTTCTTGTATGGACTGGATTTAGCAGATGCGTATGTCAGACGTGATCCTGACCTGAAAATACTTGTGATTGGTGCGGAAAATCTTTCAGCACGGACGAATTGGCAGGATCGTACCACATGCGTATTGTGGGGAGATGGTGCGGGCGCTGTAGTTGTGACAGGAACATCGTCCTACGACTATGGGCTACTGGGCAGTAAACTTTATGCCGATGGGACGTTGTCTCACCTTCTGAGTATGAATTCTGCAAAAGGTATGAACCCTGATCTGCTTAATGCAAACAATAAAGGGTCATATATTAAGATGGAAGGGAAAGATGTATTTAAGTATGCTGTTAAATCTATGGAAAATGCAGTTGTGCAAGTTTTAAAAAAACAGAACATGACAATTGAAGATATATCGTATGTGATTCCCCATCAAGCCAATATTCGTATTCTTAACAGCCTGCTGGAAAGGCTTTCGGTCCCTCCAGAAAAAGTCTATGTAAATATACACAAATATGGTAATACATCTGCAGCCAGCATACCCATAGCACTTGATGAGGCCAATCGTTTGGGCAAGTTGCATAGAGGTGACACAGTACTTTTTTGTGCTTTTGGTGGTGGGTTTACCTGGGGTGCTTCTATTGTTAAATGGTAATTTGAATTTAAGATACGAAGCGTGTCTTTACTCAATGATTGTAATACCAGTAATTTGGGGATTTTAATGGACTATTTTTTAACAGAAGAACAGCAAATGATCGTTGAGGTCGCTCAACAAATTACCAATGAAAAAATAATACCTTGTCGAGCTGAACTTGATGAAAAAGAAGAGTTTCCCCGTGAAATTATAAAAGAGATTGCTAAGGCCGATCTATCAGGACTCTATATTGAAGAGCAATATGGCGGCTATGGCGGAGGTAGTTTTGATATTGTCTTAGCGCTTGAACAATTTGCCCGTGGCTGTGTCGGAATTGCTACTAGTTTTGCTGCTAATGCGCTTGGTGCATACCCGATAATCCTATCAGGAAGTGATGAGCTGAAAGAGAAGTATCTGCCATTGTTGGCATCTGGTGAAATTATGGCGGCCTTTGCACTCACTGAAGCAAATGCTGGAAGTGATGCCTCCGGTATTCAGACCACTGCGGTACTTGACGGTGATGAATGGGTTCTTAATGGTACAAAACAGTGGATAACTAACGGTGGCGAGGCAAATTTATACACTGTGATTGCTATAACCGATCGTAGTAAGGGCCCTCGTGGAGCGTCCATGTTTGTGGTTGAGGATACCGACCCTGGTTTTTCCTATGGGCCAAAGGAGAAAAAACTTGGTATCAGGGCCTCTTCCACCAGGGAATTGATCTTTAAAGATTGTCGAATTCCTAAAGATAGGATAATTGGTCGACAGGGAACAGGGTTTATTACTGTTATGAAGACCTTGGATAAATCTCGACCAGGAATTGCTATATTGGGCGTCGGTCTTGCTCAGGCGGCCTTGGATGAGTCGGTAAAGTATGCTAAAGAACGTATTCAGTTTGGTAAGCCGATAATTTCATTTCAGGCAGTACAGCATTTATTGGCTGATATGGCAATTCAAACTGAAGCAGCCCGCGCCCTGGTGTATCAATCGGCAAAACATATTGATGCGCACCCGAAGGATATGTCGAAGGCTTCATCAATGTGTAAAGTTTTTGCAACAGATGTAGCGATGAAGGTGACCATTGATGCTGTGCAAGTATTGGCAGGGTACGGGTATATGCGTGAATACCCGGTTGAAAAGATGATGCGGGATGCCAAGATACTGCAAATTTATGAAGGAACTAATCAGATTCAACGAAATGTTGTCGGTTTGGCTCTGAACAAGGAATATACTTAATACGGCGGAGCCGGAAAGTTAAAAGTTAAAAGTGGCAAGCGCTAACTGATGTCATCATTTACATTCAAATTACTGTTAGGGCATTAAATGAGAATTGTAGTTTGTATTAAACAGGTACCGGATGCCAAAAATGTACGTTTGGACCCAGTTACTAATACATTGAGTAGAGAAGGGGTTAAAAGCATAATGAATCCCTTTGACCGTCATGCGCTTGAGGAGGGTGTTAAACTCAAGGAGCAATATGGCGGCACTGTAGCTGTTCTCAGTATGGGGCCTCCTCAGGCTGAGGAGATGCTTCGTGAAGCAATTTCCTGTGGTGCAGATGAAGGCTATCTTGTTTCGGACAGGGCTTTTGCTGGTTCGGACACCTGGGCCACCACCTATACCCTGGCGATGGCAATTGCCAAAATTGGCGGCTTTGATTTAGTTCTGTGCGGCAAACAGGCGATAGACGGCGATACTGCCCAGGTCGGACCCGGACTTGCCCATAGACTGGACTATCCATACGCTTCATATGTCAAAAAGATTCATGAATGTAAGGAAAATATCATCTATCTTCAGCGAATGATGGATGATGGCTATGATGAAATTGCTATTCCTTTGCCTGCTCTTTTGACGGTGGTTAAGGAGATTAACACGCCGCGAATTCCTTCTTTAAAAGGTAAAATGAAGGCCAAGAAGGCCACAATAACTGTTCTGAATGCAACTGATATCGGTGCAGATCCAAGGTTTTTAGGTTTAAACGGATCACCAACTCAGGTTTCACGGGTTTTTGCACCTGAACCGAAAGGCAATCGAACTATTCTTCAAGGTACAGTTGAAGAGCAGGTTGGCCAATTGGTTGGAAAAATTGAGGCATTACTCTAAGAGAAATCGATGCTTAAAATTGATAAAGAACTATGTATAGGTTGCGGTGTCTGCGTTGATAGTTGCGCATTTGGTGCCATAGAGATGGTTGATGCTAGCGCTGTCGTTAATGAAAAATGTACTCTTTGTGGTACATGTGTAGATAATTGCGCTGTAGAGGCACTCTGCATAGAAAAAACTTCAGATAACAGACAGGCTAATATTGACGAGTATTCTGGGGTATGGGTTTATGCCGAATATCGAAATGGCTCGGTGGCTCCCGTCTCTTTTGAGCTCCTTGGTGTTGGACGCCAGATAGCTGGCCAAAAAGAGGTGTCATTGTCTGCAGTTCTATTTGGGCATAATTTAGAGAGTGCAGCTCAGGAGCTTATTGCCTTCGGCGCCGATACTGTATATGTGGCTGATTCCCCGAACCTTGAACATTTTACCGATGAGTCGTATGCTAACCTGTTGGAAGATTTGATAGGTCAGTATAAACCCGAAATAGTTCTTGCCGGTGCAACCGCAATTGGACGATCATTTATACCAAAAGTTGCAACAGCTGTTGGCGCTGGGCTTACTGCAGACTGTACCGATTTGTCCATACGTGTTGAAGACGGAACTCTCTTGCAGACCAGGCCTGCCTTTGGTGGTAATATTATGGCAACTATCGTCTGCCCGGACACAAGGCCGCAGATGGCGACAGTCAGGCCGATGGTTATGACTGCCTGTGAGCCCGACAGCAGCAGGCAGGGAAAAATTATAACCGTTGAGCCGGGTGCTATGCGTCTGGCTGATCGAGTGAAAGTTCTGGAGACTGTTATTGCAGTTGAGGATGCAGTCAAACTTAATGAAGCTGATATCGTCGTTGCCGGTGGGCGCGGGATGGAGAACGAGAAAGGTTTTGCCTTGGTTCGCGAATTAGCCTCAACTCTTGGTGGCGCTGTTGCTGCGTCGCGTGCGGCTGTTGATTCAGGTTGGATTGGCTATCCGCACCAGGTTGGACAAACCGGTAAAACTGTGGCACCGAAACTTTATATCTGCTGTGGTATCTCCGGTGCAATTCAGCATATGGTCGGCATGCAGTCTGCCGATACTATTGTTGCAATCAATAAAGACCCCGATGCACCGATTTTTGATATTGCAACCTATGGAATAGTCGGTGATCTTTTCGAAGTTCTGCCCAAATTAATTGATGCCTTTAAAGAACGAAAAGGGTTGTAAACGTTTATGACAATTGCAGGTAAAATCGCTTTGGTTACAGGTGGAGGTCGTGGGATAGGACAGGCAGTAAGTCTTAGACTTGCCAGATTGGGGGCTAAGGTGTTAATTAATTATGTGAGTCGCCCTGATGCGGCGCTTGCAACCGTTAAGCAGATTACTGAAAATGGCGGTCAAGCTGGTGCTGTTCAGTTTGATGTTGCTGATTTTGACGCAGTCCAGTCGGCCATTAAAAATTGTATTAAGCAGGAAGGCTCTATTGACATACTCGTTAATAATGCCGGGATTACCCGTGACGGTTTGCTTGCAATGATGAAGGAAGATGCTTGGGATGCTGTTCTTGATACAAACCTTAAAGGTTCATTTAACTGTATCAAGGCGGTTTCCAGGCCAATGATGAAATCACGCTGGGGCCGAATAATTAATATAGCCTCAGTTATTGGTTTTGCTGGTAATGCCGGACAGGTTAACTATGCTTCAGCAAAAGCAGGTCTGGTCGGGTTGACCAAATCTGTGGCTCGGGAGTTATCCTCTCGCGGTATTACTGTAAATGGCGTAGCCCCAGGTTATATAGAAACTGAAATGACTGATGGACTTTCAGAAGAAGTAACCAATAAAATATTGAGTGAAATTCCACTCTCAAGATTAGGTCAAGCTGATGATGTGGCTGCCGCAGTTGCATTTCTTGCTTCGGAGGATGCCTCATACATAACCGGACAATTCATTCACGTAAATGGCGGAATGTATATGTGAATTTGTGAAAGATTTAAGTGCTGAAGCGTGAGCGTTTCACGTAGATAAACATTTTAGAATAATGAATAATTTTGTGTAGCAAAAAAAATAGATAAAAAGGAGAAAAAACATGTCTGTAGAAGATAAACTTATAGAAATCATTGCTGAGCAGCTGAGTGTAGATAAAGCAAAGGTCGTTCCTGGAGCCTCTTTTGTCGATGATCTTGGTGCTGATTCACTTGATTTGGTTGAGCTTATTATGGCGATGGAAGAAGCTTTTGATATTGAAATAGCTGATGAAGTAGCAGAAAAGATCACTACTGTAAAAAGTGCAATTGAGCATATTCAGTCTGTCTAATAGGAGCTGAGTTGTGGCTAGAAGAGTCGTTGTTACAGGTCTTGGCCTTGTTACTCCGTTAGGTACAGGTGTAAAGAAAACCTGGGATAATTTATGTGCAGGCAAGAGTGGCATAGATAAAATCACCCGATTTGATACAACTGACTATGCAGTTAAAATTGCTGCCGAGGTCAAGGATTTTCAGGTAGAAGATTTTATCGACAGTAAGACAGCTAAACATCTTGAGCTCTTTGTCCAGTATGCTGTTGCTGCTTCAAAAATGGCCTTGGATGACTCTGGCTTTTTGATTACTGATGAAAATGCCCACCGAGTTGGCTCTATATTTGGTTGCGGTTTAGGTGGTCTGCCCACCATTGAACACTATCATCAGGTAATGCTTGAAAGGGGACCTAAAAGAATTACTCCTTTTTTTATCCCAATGGTTATTCCTAACATGGGTGCAGGTCAAGTATCGATTATTTTGAAAACAAAAGGTCCGAACCTGTCGCTTTCAACTGCCTGTGCCGCTGGTACACATGCTGTTGGCGAAGCCTATCGGTCAATACTGTTGGGTGATTGTGATGTTGCCTTTACTGGTGGCAGTGAGTCAGTGATCTGCCCCATGGCTGTCGGTGGTTTTAATTCGATGAAGGCTCTGTCCAAGGAGAATGATTCCCCGCACACTGCATCCCGACCTTTTGATAGAGATAGAAGCGGTTTCATTATCGGTGAAGGCGGGGGGGCGCTTCTGCTTGAATCTTTGGAACACGCACAGGCTCGAAATGCTAAGATTTATGCTGAGGTTGTCGGCTATGGAATGTCCGGAGATGGATATCATATGGCTGCACCGCCCGATGATGGTGAGGGAGCTGCTCGGTGTATGCAGATGGCTTTGAACAGTGCGGGGATGACTCCTGAGGATATTGATTATGTTAATGCCCATGGGACTTCAACTCCTTTAAACGATCTCTGTGAGACTCGTGCTATTAAAACTGTCTTTGGCGATCACGCCTTGAAACTTGCTATTAGCTCCACAAAATCTATGACGGGCCACCTGCTTGGTGGCGCTGGTGGTATTGAGTCTGTTTTTACAGCACTCTCTATTTCTGAACAGATAGCGCCTCCAACCATGAACTTGGAAAATCCTAGTGATGAATGTGATCTTGATTATGTGCCCAATTCGGCCCGTAAAATGAACATTCGGGCCGCGATGTCAAACTCATTTGGTTTCGGTGGTACGAATGCCGTTTTAATTATGAAACGTTACGAGAATTAAAAGTGAAAATTGCTATTGGCTGTGATCATGGCGGTTATGTTCTGAAAGAATCCATCGTTGATCTCCTTGTTCTGGAACAGTGTGAAGTCGTTGATGTAGGTTGCAATTCGACTGCATCTGTTGACTATCCCGACTTTGCAAATGCAGTTTGTCAAGCGGTGCTCAAGGGTGATGCGGATCGAGGTGTACTTATTTGTGGCACCGGGATTGGGATGTCAATTGCAGCTAATCGATTTAATGGTATTCGCGCCACTTTGTGCCATGAACAGTTTACAGCCCAAATGAGTCGAGAACATAATAACTCTAATGTGCTATGTCTTGGTGCCAGAGTCGTCGGACCGGGACTGGCACTTGAAATTGTTAGAACGTGGTTACACACCCAATTTGGCGGTGATCGTCACCAGCGACGTCTGGATAAGTTCGCTGCCGGTTGTCAGATCTCGTAATCCAGTAATTAAAATTTGTAATCATTAAAATCTAATAAAAGGCGTTTATTGTGTCTTGTTTAAGTAAAGAAGATCCAGAAGTTTTCCGTTCAATTGAGCACGAACTTGGTCGACAGGCCAATCAACTAGAGCTTATTGCCTCTGAAAATATTGTCAGTCAGGCTGTGCTAGAGGCTCAGGGTTCTATATTTACCAATAAATATGCCGAAGGGTATCCAGGTAAACGCTACTATGGTGGTTGCGAATATGCTGATCAGATAGAGACCCTTGCCCGTGAGCGAGCACTGAAGATATTTAAGGCTGAATACGCAAATGTTCAGCCCCATTCAGGCAGTCAGGCTAATATGGCTGTTTATTTTTCTGTGTTATCTCCCGGTGATAAAGTTTTGGGGATGGATCTTGCCCATGGTGGACATTTAACCCATGGTAGTGGGGTGAACTTCTCAGGACAGCTCTTTAATTTTGTTTCTTATGGTGTCAGCAAGGAAACTGAGCAAATTGATATGGCTGAAGTTGAACGTATTGCTGTTCAAGAAAAGCCGAAAATGATTGTTGCTGGTGCTAGTGCATACCCTCGCATTATCGATTGGCAGGGTTTTCGTACAATTGCCGATACGGTCGGCGCGCTCTTTATGGTCGATATGGCTCATATTGCCGGCCTTGTTGCGGCAGACCAACATCCTTCACCGGTTCCATATGCTGATTTTGTTACTACAACTACTCACAAAACCTTGCGTGGTCCTCGTGGTGGTTTGATCCTGGCTAAAGATGAGTATGGGCAGAAATTAAACAGTAAAATATTCCCTGGTATTCAGGGTGGACCTCTGGTTCATGTTATTGCCGCTAAAGCCGTTAGCTTTAAAGAGGCTATGACTGCTGAGTATCGCCAGTATCAGGAACAGGTTGTGAAAAATGCCCGAACTTTGGCCGAAAGCCTGACTGGCTTCGGTTTTCGGCTTGTCTCCGGGGGTACTGACAATCATCTTATGCTCGTTGATTTGTCACCGAAGAAGATCACTGGAAAGGATGCGGAGGAGGCCCTTGAAAGTGCTGGCTTAACGGTCAATAAAAACGCCATTCCTTTTGATACCCAAAGTCGATTTGTTACTGGTGGTATTCGAATCGGAACTGCGGCCGTGACAACTCGTGGTTTAAAAGAACCTGAAATGAGAAAAATTGGCGATTGGATTAATCGTGCGATTGAGAACACGACTAAGGCAGAAGTGTTGTCTCAACTTAGAGATGAGGTTCGTGCACTGTGTGACCACTATCCACTCTATCCCCACTTGCGAAAACAGTAGTCTTTTTTAGAATGTGACCCCAACATTTCTTAGTACACCTCTATACTGAGTTCTCGATTTACTATGTCATCAAAACTTGTTCATATACGACCATCGTGGGATGACTATTTTATGGGGATTACCGAGCTTGTTGCTCAACGTTCGACCTGTACTCGTCGGAAAGTAGGGGCTATTTTAGTTCGTGATAAACGTATTGTTGCTACAGGGTACAACGGAGCACCATCAAAAATTCGGCATTGCCTGGATGTTGGATGTCTTCGTGAACAGAAAGGTATTCCTTCCGGCGAACGGCATGAACTCTGCCGAGGTCTTCATGCCGAACAAAATGCAATAATTCAGGCTGCCCTTCATGGTTTCAGTGTTGAAGGTGCAACGCTCTATTGCACAAACCTGCCGTGTTCAATCTGCACCAAGATGTTGATAAATATTCAACTTGAAAAAGTTTACTACAAAGAAGGCTATCCAGATGAATTGACCTCTCTAATGATGTCTGAGGCAGGAATCCCACTCAATCAAATCTAGCTTTTTTTCCTTCCCCTTGTCGTTCAGCTGTTCATCTTCTATCCAGCCTCAGTAATAAATGTTTTATTTCTTATCTGATTTTGACTTACAGTGTTGAACTTTTCTTTTGCCTTTAAGTCTAAGCTTATTATAGTAGCACGATGCAAAATGCATCTGATCTATACAAAGTAATCTTATATTCTGTACTGTCTATAAATAGGGTGAACTTATGAAATGTCCATATTGCGGCCTTCTTGATAATCGAGTTGTTGATTCTCGTTTAAACAAAGATAATACAATTACGCGTCGACGACGCTTGTGCGAATCCTGTGAAAGGCGTTTTACGACCTATGAGCGACTTGAAGTCACTATGCCCATGTTGATAAAGAAGGATGGCCGTCGTGAGCCTTGGGAACGGCATAAAGTTGTTGAAGGGCTTAAGAAAGCTTGTGAAAAACGGCCTGTATCTATGGCTCAGATTGAAGAGTTTGCCGATGCCCTTGAAAGAAATCTACAGGATATGGGTGAACGTGAAATTCCTATTACTTTGGTTGGCGAAAAAGTAATGGATGGCTTACGTGAAATCGACGATGTTGCCTATGTTCGTTTCGCGTCTGTATATCGACAATTTAAAGATCTTAGTGAGTTTATGGATGAACTCAAAAATATGCTTGGGGCTAATGGAAAATCATAACTCTGAAGATCTGAAGTACATGAAATTAGCCTTGGATGAGGCGGTCAAAGCTGCGGGGAGGACATCACCAAACCCACTGGTCGGCGCTGTGGTTGTGAACAACGGCAGAGTTGTTGGTCGTGGATATCATAAAAAAGCTGGCACAGCCCATGCCGAGATTAATGCCTTGGCTGAGGCGGGGCCAAAAGCGCATGGAGCCACAATTTACGTTACTTTGGAGCCATGTAATCATCACGGTAGAACAGGCCCCTGTACAGAAGCTATACTCAAAAATGGTCTGAGGCGGGTTGTTGTCGGTATGCCTGACCCAAACCCCTCTGTTGCTGGAGGCGGAAACTTATTTTTAACTCAAAATGGGCTCCAGGTAACCTGCGGTGTGCTCGAAGAAGAGTGCCAGAGAATAAATAGACCGTTTGTTAAGTGGATAACTCAAAAAAAACCGTGGGTTATCGTTAAGGCTGGAGTTTCATTGGACGGTAAAATTGCATCATCAAGTGCTGAACAGCTCTGGATTACCAGTGAAAGTTCGCGGGCCTATGTCCATCAGGTTCGTGATCAGGTTGATGCAATTTTAATAGGTGTTGGTACGGCTTTGGCAGATGACCCTGCGCTCACCTGTAGAATTTCAGGAAAATCTACACAAGATCCAATACGCGTTGTTCTTGACTCTCATCTTCGGTTGCCGCCCGAATCAAAATTGCTTAACCAGAAATCCGCGGCCAAAACCATCGTTTTTTGTGGTGAACATGTGACAGATGACCAGCTTAAACCCTTTTCAGGTGTTAATGCCGATATTGAGCGAACTGTTAGAGGCATTGATGGACAAATTAACTTGGAAGTGGTATTAAGCGCACTCGCTCAAAGACAGGTGACCAGTATCCTCGTTGAAGGTGGAGGGCAGATTCATGCCTCTTTTATTCGTAACCATCTCGCCGATCAGGCGATGCTTTTTTATGGTCCTATTTTTGTTGGCGATCAGGGGGTTTCTTTAGTGGGCGGTAAGGTCCGGGGGGGAAATGGTACATTCCCCAGGCTTGTGCAGGTATCTACGAAACAGTTTGACAATGATGTGCTAATCGAAGGTTTATTTGAGTAGAATACATTCATATGTTTACAGGAATTATACAAGGTAAAGGAAAGTTGTTTGAGACAAGACCGTCCGGGGGTGGTCTCGTTTTTGGACTTGAAGCTGATTTTGATCTAAATGATCCTCTGGAAGGTGAAAGTATCGCCATCAATGGCGTTTGCTTAACAGCAAAGAATATCACAAAAAAACGGTTTTACGCTGATGTTTCACCTGAATCTCTGGCGCGAACCAATTTAGGTTCTTTAACCGTCGGCAGCGGCGTGAATCTTGAGCGTGCCTTACGATTAAGTGATCGCTTGGGTGGCCATATTGTCAGTGGTCACGTTGATGCTGTCAGTAAAGTTATTTCACGAGAGAAGCTGGGTAACTTTACGATTTTTACATTCAGTATCCCGGACGGACTGGGGAAGTATATAATCAGTAAGGGTTCCATAACAATTGATGGCATAAGTTTAACGGTTAATTCGTGTGCAAGCCGTCAGTTTTCTGTTTCAATCATACCGCATACCCTTGAGGTTACCATGCTGGGCACCATCGGTGCTGGATCCGTGGTCAATCTTGAGGTTGATATTATCGGGAAATATGTCGAGAAATTGGTGCTCCATACTTCTGATGAGCACGAGCGATCAAAAATTGATGTATCTTTTTTGGCTGAGAATGGATTTTTAAAGTAAATAAATGGTGAAATAAATGACTGTTAGTACGATTGAAGAAGCGATTGAGGAGATACGTTCCGGGAAAATGATCATTCTTGTTGATGATGAAGATCGCGAGAATGAGGGTGATTTATGCATGGCTGCACAGATGGTAACACCTGATGCCGTTAATTTTATGGCTACCCATGGTCGTGGCTTGATCTGCATGACAATGACACCTGATCAGATCGACCGTCTGCAACTGCCTATGATGGTTCAGCAGAATAAGTCACCCTATGAAACAGCGTTCACGGTCAGTATTGAAGCTCGTACTGGCGTTTCAACCGGTATATCGGCCGCAGATAGAGCCCGCACTATCCAAGTGGCAGCACGTCTTGATGTGACTGCTGATGATATTGTCAGTCCTGGTCATGTTTTTCCTCTTCGAGCCCGCACCGGTGGCGTTTTAGTTCGAACGGGTCAAACCGAGGGCTCTGTTGATCTTTCTCGATTGGCTGGCTTACGTCCTTCTGCGGTTATCTGTGAGATAATGAAAGACGATGGCACTATGGCCAGAATGGACGATTTGAAGGTTTTTGCCAAAGAGCATAATTTGAAAATTGCCACAATTGCAGATTTGGTCGCCTATCGTATTCGGATGGACACGCTGGTCCATCGTGCAGCTGAAGCGAATCTTCCGACTAAGTATGGCGGTGATTTTAAAGCGATAGTATACACCAATGATGTAGATGCTCATGAACATGTTGCTTTGGTTAAAGGAAAGATCACCAGGGATAAATCTGTCTTAGTACGTGTCCATTCCGAGTGTTTGACTGGAGATGTTTTTAGTTCAACACGTTGTGATTGCGGCAGTCAACTACAGGCAGCCATGGAGATGGTTGATAAAGAGGGCTGTGGTGTTGTTCTCTATATGGCTCAGGAAGGACGCGGGATTGGTCTGGTGAATAAGATTAAGGCCTATGATCTTCAGGATCAGGGGATGGACACCGTTGAGGCCAATAAAAAATTGGGCTTTAAAGCGGATTTGCGCGATTATGGCATAGGCGCTCAGATTCTGCGTGACCTGGGTGTTTCCAAGATGCGACTTATCACTAACAACCCTAAAAAGATTATCGGGCTTGAAGGGTATGGAATTGAAGTTGTTGACAGAGTTTCACTTCAGACTGCACCATCAGCTCAAAATTTAAAATACTTGCAAACAAAGAAAGATAAATTAGGCCATTTGCTTGATTTATAGGAGATAGTTTTTAGGTGAAGGGTAAAGGGTAAAGGGTAAAGGGGTAAGGCTTAAACCGTACTGATTTGAAAAATATGGAGGAAGTTCTGTGAAAATATTTGAAGGAAGTTTACAATCTAAGGGTAAAAAATTTGGCATTATAGTCGGACGTTTCAACTCGTTTATTTCAGAACGGCTTCTTGAAGGAGCCCTTGACACCTTGAAACGTTCTGGAACAATAGACAAGGACATCGATATAGCGCGTGTGCCCGGCGCTTACGAGATGCCACTCATAGCTCAGAAAATGGCCGGCACAAAACGGTATGATGCGATAATTTGTCTTGGTGCTGTTATCCGTGGCGCTACTCCACATTTTGACTATGTTTCCAGTGAAGTGGCAAAAGGTGTTGCTCAGGTAGGTATGGATTCTGGTCTGCCGGTTATTTTTGGTGTTTTGACTACAGATACCGTCGAGCAAGCTATTGAACGAGCCGGTACCAAGGCTGGTAACAAAGGCTCTGATTGCGCCTCTGCCGCCATTGAGATGGTTAACCTGATTGACAGCATTTAATGGGACTTCGTAGAAAATCTCGGGAGCTTGCACTGCAAGCTCTTTATCAGGCCGACATGTGTGGATTGGATGTCGCCGATATCAGATTGATATCTGATAACTTTCGTGTGGCGCAGAAGGCAGTCCCTTATGCAACGACCATCTTGGCTGGTATCCGTGCTAATCAGGATGAAATTGACACTATTATAACCGGTAATGCCAAGAATTGGCGTGTAGACCGAATGTCAATTGTTGATCGTAATTTGATACGGATTGGCATTTTTGAACTTGTTTTTCAAAAAGAAGTTCCTGCCTCAGTTGTTATTAATGAAGCCATTGAAATTGCTAAACGTTTCAGCACCGATGAGTCATCTTCATTTATTAATGGTATCTTAGACGCTATTCGAGATGGCAAAAAATAATACCGCAAATGAACCACCCTCTAAAGTCCAAGAAATAATCGCCATTATTGGCGTCTTTATCTCGCTCTTCTTTTTTATCAGTTTACTCAGTTATACCCCCTCAACGCCCGATGCATTAACTGCTAGTTCAAACTGGGGTGGCAGTATCGGAGCCTTTACTGCCCAGGTCCTGCTTGGGATGTTTGGCATAAGTGCCTATCTGCTCATATTTCTGATTACTTTATTTGCTGTAAAGTTTTACTTCTATCAGTTCCCGTTGAAAAATCTGCCAGTTGTTCTGTTTGGCATAACCGGAATTATGATCTCAAGCAGCTCGTTGTCAGCACAAATTCCATTTACACTGTTGTCCACCACAAGTGGCTCTGCTGCTGGTGTTATCGGTGAAAACATCCATTCCTTGCTGCTGCCTTTTCTGGGGCGGGTTGGGTATGCACTGGTTTTTATTTTCATA is a window of Desulfobulbaceae bacterium DNA encoding:
- a CDS encoding ketoacyl-ACP synthase III, with the translated sequence MKNSFILGTGSCLPRREVSNHDLESIVDTSDEWITTRTGIKSRRIAGPGEETSKIAAHASRQALDMAGVTAQEIDLIICGTMTSEMSMPSCACLAQKELGAVKAFAYDINAACCGFLYGLDLADAYVRRDPDLKILVIGAENLSARTNWQDRTTCVLWGDGAGAVVVTGTSSYDYGLLGSKLYADGTLSHLLSMNSAKGMNPDLLNANNKGSYIKMEGKDVFKYAVKSMENAVVQVLKKQNMTIEDISYVIPHQANIRILNSLLERLSVPPEKVYVNIHKYGNTSAASIPIALDEANRLGKLHRGDTVLFCAFGGGFTWGASIVKW
- a CDS encoding electron transfer flavoprotein subunit beta/FixA family protein, with product MRIVVCIKQVPDAKNVRLDPVTNTLSREGVKSIMNPFDRHALEEGVKLKEQYGGTVAVLSMGPPQAEEMLREAISCGADEGYLVSDRAFAGSDTWATTYTLAMAIAKIGGFDLVLCGKQAIDGDTAQVGPGLAHRLDYPYASYVKKIHECKENIIYLQRMMDDGYDEIAIPLPALLTVVKEINTPRIPSLKGKMKAKKATITVLNATDIGADPRFLGLNGSPTQVSRVFAPEPKGNRTILQGTVEEQVGQLVGKIEALL
- the acpP gene encoding acyl carrier protein, with translation MSVEDKLIEIIAEQLSVDKAKVVPGASFVDDLGADSLDLVELIMAMEEAFDIEIADEVAEKITTVKSAIEHIQSV
- the fabG gene encoding 3-oxoacyl-[acyl-carrier-protein] reductase, whose product is MTIAGKIALVTGGGRGIGQAVSLRLARLGAKVLINYVSRPDAALATVKQITENGGQAGAVQFDVADFDAVQSAIKNCIKQEGSIDILVNNAGITRDGLLAMMKEDAWDAVLDTNLKGSFNCIKAVSRPMMKSRWGRIINIASVIGFAGNAGQVNYASAKAGLVGLTKSVARELSSRGITVNGVAPGYIETEMTDGLSEEVTNKILSEIPLSRLGQADDVAAAVAFLASEDASYITGQFIHVNGGMYM
- a CDS encoding acyl-CoA dehydrogenase family protein — translated: MDYFLTEEQQMIVEVAQQITNEKIIPCRAELDEKEEFPREIIKEIAKADLSGLYIEEQYGGYGGGSFDIVLALEQFARGCVGIATSFAANALGAYPIILSGSDELKEKYLPLLASGEIMAAFALTEANAGSDASGIQTTAVLDGDEWVLNGTKQWITNGGEANLYTVIAITDRSKGPRGASMFVVEDTDPGFSYGPKEKKLGIRASSTRELIFKDCRIPKDRIIGRQGTGFITVMKTLDKSRPGIAILGVGLAQAALDESVKYAKERIQFGKPIISFQAVQHLLADMAIQTEAARALVYQSAKHIDAHPKDMSKASSMCKVFATDVAMKVTIDAVQVLAGYGYMREYPVEKMMRDAKILQIYEGTNQIQRNVVGLALNKEYT
- a CDS encoding electron transfer flavoprotein subunit alpha yields the protein MLKIDKELCIGCGVCVDSCAFGAIEMVDASAVVNEKCTLCGTCVDNCAVEALCIEKTSDNRQANIDEYSGVWVYAEYRNGSVAPVSFELLGVGRQIAGQKEVSLSAVLFGHNLESAAQELIAFGADTVYVADSPNLEHFTDESYANLLEDLIGQYKPEIVLAGATAIGRSFIPKVATAVGAGLTADCTDLSIRVEDGTLLQTRPAFGGNIMATIVCPDTRPQMATVRPMVMTACEPDSSRQGKIITVEPGAMRLADRVKVLETVIAVEDAVKLNEADIVVAGGRGMENEKGFALVRELASTLGGAVAASRAAVDSGWIGYPHQVGQTGKTVAPKLYICCGISGAIQHMVGMQSADTIVAINKDPDAPIFDIATYGIVGDLFEVLPKLIDAFKERKGL